A single Fusobacterium hominis DNA region contains:
- a CDS encoding phosphate ABC transporter substrate-binding protein — MKKNFWKKGLLAALIVAGGIGFGKTAQARSSVVQVKGSDTILNASQAIAEKFMSTNKGARIAVTGGGSGVGISSLINKTTDIAMASRNMKEKEFEQAKNQGLDIDEIVVGYDGITIVANKENPIKDIDDKTLGKIYRGEITNWKALGGDDAPIVVLSRDSSSGTHEFFKEHIVREGNAKGTQEYGDGTLYMPSNQAIKQEVANNKYAIGYIGMGYMDDTVESVKVDGIDATRENVLSKTYPIAREVYWYTAKNREGVVKDLVEFAVSPDGQQIIEEEGFVPVK, encoded by the coding sequence ATGAAAAAGAATTTTTGGAAAAAAGGATTATTAGCAGCACTTATAGTAGCAGGTGGAATAGGATTTGGAAAAACTGCTCAGGCAAGATCAAGTGTTGTTCAAGTAAAAGGATCTGATACAATATTAAATGCGTCACAGGCAATAGCAGAAAAATTTATGAGTACAAACAAAGGAGCTAGAATAGCTGTAACAGGTGGAGGATCAGGTGTTGGAATATCGTCTTTAATAAATAAAACTACTGATATTGCTATGGCTTCAAGAAATATGAAAGAAAAAGAATTTGAACAAGCTAAAAATCAAGGACTAGACATAGATGAAATAGTTGTAGGATATGATGGAATAACTATTGTTGCAAATAAAGAAAATCCAATTAAAGATATTGATGACAAAACTCTTGGAAAAATTTATAGAGGAGAGATTACAAACTGGAAAGCACTAGGTGGAGATGATGCTCCAATAGTGGTTTTATCAAGAGACTCATCTTCAGGAACACACGAATTCTTTAAAGAGCATATAGTAAGAGAAGGAAATGCAAAAGGAACTCAAGAATATGGTGATGGAACTTTATATATGCCATCAAATCAGGCAATAAAACAAGAAGTAGCTAACAATAAATATGCAATTGGATATATAGGAATGGGATATATGGACGATACTGTAGAATCAGTAAAAGTTGATGGAATAGATGCAACTAGAGAAAATGTACTTTCTAAAACTTATCCTATTGCAAGAGAAGTTTATTGGTATACAGCAAAAAATAGAGAAGGTGTAGTAAAAGATCTTGTAGAATTTGCAGTATCTCCAGATGGACAACAAATAATAGAAGAAGAAGGTTTTGTGCCAGTAAAATAG